In a single window of the Zea mays cultivar B73 chromosome 5, Zm-B73-REFERENCE-NAM-5.0, whole genome shotgun sequence genome:
- the LOC103627540 gene encoding lysophospholipid acyltransferase 1, with protein MGLEMEAMAGSIGVSVPVLRFLLCFAATIPTGLLWRAVPGAMGRHLYAGLTGATLSYLSFGATSNLLFVVPMTLGYLAMLLFRRHAGLITFLGAFGFLIACHVYYMSGDAWKEGGIDATGALMVLTLKVISCSINYSDGILKEEGLRDAQKKNRLTKLPSLIEYFGYCLCCGSHFAGPVYEMKDYLEWTERKGIWASPTPSPLLPTLRALVQAGICMGLYLYLSPKFPLSRFSEPLYYEWGFWHRLFYQYMSGFTARWKYYFIWSISEASIIISGLGFTGWSESSPPKAKWDRAKNVDVLGVELAGSSVQLPLVWNIQVSTWLRYYVYERLIQKGKKPGFLQLLGTQTVSAIWHGLYPGYIIFFVQSALMINGSRVIYRWQQAASSSLLSGILAFLNFAYTLLVLNYSCIGFQVLSFKETLASYRSVYYVGTIVPIVCLLLGNVIKPARKAKARKTE; from the exons atggggCTGGAGATGGAGGCGATGGCGGGGTCGATCGGCGTGTCGGTGCCCGTGCTCCGGTTCCTGCTCTGTTTCGCGGCCACCATCCCGACGGGCCTCCTGTGGCGCGCGGTGCCCGGCGCCATGGGGCGCCACCTCTACGCGGGGCTCACTGGTGCCACGCTCTCCTACCTCTCCTTCGGGGCCACCTCCAACCTCCTCTTCGTCGTGCCCATGACGCTCGGTTACCTTGCCATGCTCCTGTTCCGCCGCCACGCCGGGCTCATCACCTTCCTCGGCGCCTTCGGCTTCCTCATCGCATG TCATGTGTACTACATGAGCGGGGATGCGTGGAAGGAGGGAGGCATTGATGCAACTG GAGCTTTAATGGTTTTAACGCTGAAAGTCATTTCGTGCTCAATAAACTACAGTGATGGTATCTTGAAGGAAGAGGGTTTACGCGATGCTCAGAAAAAAAACCGATTGACTAAGCTTCCTTCTCTAATTGAATATTTTGGGTATTGTCTCTGTTGTGGGAGCCACTTTGCTGGACCGGTATATGAGATGAAAGATTATCTTGAATGGACTGAAAGGAAAGGA ATATGGGCTAGCCCAACTCCTTCGCCATTGTTACCTACTTTGCGTGCTCTAGTTCAGGCTGGTATATGCATGGGGTTATATTTATACCTGTCACCTAAATTTCCACTCTCACGGTTTAGTGAGCCCCTATATTATGAATGGGGTTTTTGGCACCGACTCTTCTATCAGTACATGTCAGGCTTTACCGCTCGTTGGAAATATTACTTTATATGGTCAATTTCAGAAGCCTCAATTATCATATCTGGTCTAGGCTTTACTGGTTGGTCGGAATCTTCTCCCCCAAAAGCCAAATGGGATCGTGCAAAAAATGTTGATGTATTAGGTGTTGAATTAGCTGGAAGTTCAGTTCAATTGCCCCTTGTGTGGAATATTCAAGTGAGCACATGGCTACGATACT ATGTCTATGAGAGGTTAATTCAGAAAGGAAAGAAACCAGGTTTCCTTCAATTGTTGGGTACACAGACAGTCAGTGCCATCTGGCAT GGACTATATCCTGGATATATCATATTCTTTGTTCAATCAGCATTGATGATAAATGGTTCACGAG TTATATACAGATGGCAGCAAGCAGCGAGCAGTTCATTACTAAGCGGTATCCTGGCCTTTCTAAATTTTGCTTATACATTGCTGGTGCTTAACTACTCCTGCATCGGGTTCCAG GTACTGAGCTTCAAAGAAACCTTGGCATCCTACCGGAGCGTATATTATGTTGGCACAATTGTTCCCATTGTGTGTCTTCTGCTGGGCAATGTTATCAAGCCAGCAAGGAAGGCGAAGGCTCGGAAGACCGAGTGA